From one Comamonas piscis genomic stretch:
- a CDS encoding TerC family protein has protein sequence MELLSDPQIWIGLVTLVVLEIVLGIDNLIFIAILADKLPPHQRDKARVIGLSLALVMRLGLLTAISWLVTLTQPLFSLGPLSFSGRDLILLFGGLFLLFKATTELHERMEGVSLSKSSSTVYASFSAVVAQIVVLDAVFSLDAVITAVGMVNNLGVMMAAVIISIGVMLFASKPLTRFVNAHPTIVILCLSFLLMIGFSLVAEGLGFHVPKGYLYAAIGFSILIETFNQVSSRNAIRHEQRVPLRERTALKVLSLMAGRSGNDQVEHDHGDPAAAEDALTFAPEERIMVSGVLALADRKVRSIMTPVSDVDWVDLSDDAEAIQRSLNDNPHSHLPVCMGQVDQLQGVARAKDMLMDLMQHGAIQPSTIRKPLMVPEGAGVIALINDLRQSKGHMVIVINEFHVMSGVVTPVDVLEAIAGEFPDEDESFTIQPVDGEPDTWIASGAADVHMVQQLLGSSELVSSADAFTTLGGLLTEFNGALPKQGDVVVIDGWQFAVTEATDGVMRKIRIEKDTKGQAPSEY, from the coding sequence ATCGAGCTGCTCTCCGACCCGCAGATATGGATTGGTCTTGTCACCCTGGTGGTGCTCGAGATCGTTCTGGGCATTGACAATCTCATCTTTATCGCGATCCTGGCCGACAAGTTGCCGCCCCACCAGCGGGACAAGGCACGCGTCATTGGGCTGTCCTTGGCTCTGGTGATGCGCCTGGGTCTGCTGACGGCCATCTCCTGGCTGGTCACGCTCACACAACCGCTGTTTTCCCTGGGACCGCTCAGTTTCTCGGGGCGCGATCTGATCCTGCTGTTTGGCGGCCTGTTCCTGCTGTTCAAGGCCACGACCGAGCTGCATGAGCGCATGGAAGGCGTGAGCCTCAGCAAGTCAAGCAGCACGGTGTATGCCAGCTTCTCGGCCGTGGTAGCGCAGATCGTGGTGCTCGATGCCGTCTTCTCGCTCGACGCGGTGATCACGGCCGTGGGCATGGTCAACAACCTGGGCGTGATGATGGCCGCCGTCATCATCTCGATCGGTGTGATGCTGTTCGCGTCCAAGCCGCTGACGCGTTTTGTGAATGCGCACCCGACCATCGTCATTCTCTGCCTGAGCTTCTTGCTGATGATCGGCTTCAGCCTGGTCGCTGAAGGCCTGGGCTTCCATGTGCCCAAGGGCTATCTGTATGCCGCCATTGGCTTCTCGATCCTGATCGAGACCTTTAACCAGGTATCGTCGCGCAATGCGATCCGCCATGAGCAGCGCGTGCCGCTGCGCGAGCGCACGGCCCTCAAGGTGCTGTCGCTGATGGCGGGCCGCAGTGGCAATGACCAAGTCGAGCATGACCATGGCGACCCGGCCGCTGCCGAGGACGCACTGACCTTTGCGCCCGAAGAGCGCATCATGGTCAGCGGCGTGCTGGCGCTGGCCGACCGCAAGGTACGCTCGATCATGACCCCCGTCTCGGATGTGGACTGGGTGGACCTGAGCGACGATGCCGAGGCGATCCAGCGCTCGCTCAACGACAACCCGCACAGCCACTTGCCGGTGTGCATGGGCCAGGTGGACCAGCTCCAGGGCGTGGCGCGCGCCAAGGACATGCTGATGGACCTGATGCAGCATGGCGCCATCCAGCCGTCCACCATCCGCAAGCCGCTGATGGTGCCCGAAGGCGCTGGTGTGATCGCGCTGATCAATGACCTGCGCCAGTCCAAGGGCCATATGGTCATCGTCATCAACGAGTTCCATGTGATGAGCGGTGTGGTGACGCCGGTCGATGTGCTCGAAGCGATTGCCGGCGAGTTTCCGGATGAGGATGAGAGCTTCACGATCCAGCCGGTGGATGGCGAGCCCGATACCTGGATCGCCAGCGGCGCGGCCGATGTGCATATGGTGCAGCAGTTGCTGGGCTCCAGCGAGCTGGTCTCGTCTGCCGATGCCTTTACCACCTTGGGTGGCTTGCTCACCGAGTTCAATGGTGCCTTGCCCAAACAGGGCGATGTGGTGGTGATCGATGGCTGGCAGTTTGCCGTCACCGAGGCCACCGATGGCGTGATGCGCAAGATCCGCATCGAAAAGGACACCAAGGGCCAGGCGCCTTCGGAGTACTGA
- a CDS encoding 5-carboxymethyl-2-hydroxymuconate Delta-isomerase yields the protein MPHLVIEYTSNLENFPEAHLLDALNAAVIASGQVQNEQDLKSRTVRTEQFVIGADPTALRGFVHAELRLLAGRTPEAKRDLSDRIGAVLREFTPHPEGMLVQLSVDIVDMDRGSYYKGSL from the coding sequence ATGCCGCATCTCGTCATCGAATACACCAGCAACCTGGAAAACTTCCCTGAGGCCCATCTGCTCGATGCCCTCAATGCCGCCGTCATCGCCAGCGGCCAGGTGCAAAACGAGCAAGACCTCAAGAGCCGCACCGTGCGCACCGAGCAGTTCGTCATTGGCGCGGATCCTACCGCCCTGCGCGGCTTTGTGCATGCCGAGCTGCGCTTGCTGGCCGGCCGCACGCCCGAGGCCAAGCGCGACCTGTCCGACCGCATCGGCGCCGTGCTGCGCGAGTTCACGCCCCACCCCGAAGGCATGCTGGTGCAACTGAGCGTGGACATTGTCGATATGGACCGGGGCTCGTACTACAAGGGTTCGCTGTAA
- a CDS encoding bifunctional anthranilate synthase component I family protein/class IV aminotransferase: MSQPLVAEERLRLNLSGPDRVLEAQDAPSLQRLLAAVEQAARAGACCVGGLRYEAATALNPYLPTQAAPSAEALAWFAIWDAPAPETAPAPSTDTAAPQLQWQNTLTRPHFDAQMVRIHADIRNGAYYQINYTQQLHGRSTLPGGGQVDGAKLFAALQQAQPGGYALHIHKGDEQLLSVSPELFFDWHQPASGAGDILTRPMKGTAPRGTNPEQDEAQAQALRASAKERAENVMVVDLLRNDLARIAELGSVQVPQLFALQALPTVWQMTSDVRARLPQGTGLVDVMQALFPCGSITGAPKRAAMQAIAALETEPRGWYCGALGVVRSDGAGGIRATFNVPIRTVALRGTQLQCGIGSGITADATADGEWREWRHKRAFLERASMPFALIETLALDDGLLRHAALHLQRMAAAAAHFGYRWDGEAAQAALDGLAQAHPQGLWRLRLLLNAQGTFQAEAFACPPSPDQVSLQWAPAPLAEAQGEFVRFKTTRRAHYERWAPQDSSVFDTLLWNEAGEITETTRGNIAMQIDGRWITPALHCGLLPGVGRRLALETGRVEEGVVHLRDVPRVQAWAFLNSLRGWLPAQVLGEVPVWQQAGMSS, translated from the coding sequence ATGAGCCAGCCTTTGGTCGCTGAGGAGCGGCTGCGCCTGAACCTGTCTGGCCCTGACCGGGTGCTGGAGGCGCAGGATGCGCCTTCGTTGCAGCGCTTGTTGGCCGCCGTGGAGCAAGCCGCCCGCGCGGGCGCCTGCTGTGTGGGAGGCCTGCGCTATGAGGCCGCCACGGCGCTGAACCCCTATTTGCCAACACAGGCAGCGCCTAGCGCTGAGGCACTGGCATGGTTTGCGATCTGGGATGCCCCAGCGCCCGAAACGGCGCCTGCGCCTTCAACTGACACCGCAGCGCCGCAACTGCAATGGCAGAACACGCTGACCCGGCCGCATTTTGATGCGCAGATGGTGCGCATCCATGCCGATATCCGCAATGGCGCTTACTACCAGATCAACTACACCCAGCAGCTCCATGGCCGCAGCACCTTGCCTGGCGGCGGCCAGGTGGATGGCGCGAAGCTATTTGCTGCATTGCAACAAGCGCAGCCCGGCGGCTACGCGCTGCATATCCACAAGGGCGATGAGCAACTGCTGTCTGTATCGCCCGAGCTGTTTTTTGACTGGCACCAGCCGGCCAGCGGCGCGGGCGATATCTTGACCCGCCCGATGAAGGGCACGGCCCCCCGGGGCACCAACCCCGAACAGGACGAGGCCCAGGCCCAGGCCTTGCGCGCATCGGCCAAGGAGCGGGCCGAGAATGTGATGGTCGTCGACCTGCTGCGCAATGACCTGGCGCGCATTGCGGAGCTAGGCAGCGTGCAAGTGCCGCAGCTGTTTGCGCTGCAGGCGCTGCCCACGGTGTGGCAGATGACCTCGGACGTGCGTGCCCGCCTGCCCCAGGGCACGGGGCTGGTCGATGTGATGCAGGCCTTGTTCCCTTGCGGCTCTATCACTGGCGCGCCCAAGCGGGCAGCCATGCAGGCGATTGCCGCGTTGGAGACGGAGCCACGCGGCTGGTACTGCGGCGCTTTGGGCGTTGTACGGTCTGATGGCGCAGGGGGCATACGCGCCACCTTCAACGTCCCCATCCGCACCGTGGCCTTGCGCGGCACGCAGCTGCAATGCGGCATTGGCAGCGGCATCACCGCCGATGCCACTGCTGACGGCGAATGGCGTGAATGGCGGCACAAGCGTGCCTTTCTGGAGCGGGCCAGCATGCCTTTTGCGCTGATCGAAACCCTGGCGCTGGACGATGGCCTGCTGCGCCATGCCGCGCTGCACCTGCAGCGCATGGCCGCTGCCGCCGCGCATTTTGGCTACCGCTGGGATGGGGAGGCCGCGCAAGCGGCTTTGGACGGCCTGGCCCAGGCTCATCCTCAAGGCCTGTGGCGCCTGCGCCTGCTGCTCAATGCGCAGGGCACTTTCCAGGCCGAGGCCTTTGCCTGTCCGCCATCGCCCGACCAGGTCAGCCTGCAATGGGCGCCCGCACCGCTGGCCGAGGCGCAGGGCGAGTTTGTGCGCTTTAAAACCACCCGCCGCGCGCATTACGAGCGCTGGGCGCCGCAAGACAGCAGCGTGTTCGACACCCTGCTGTGGAACGAGGCAGGTGAGATCACCGAAACCACCCGGGGCAATATCGCCATGCAGATCGATGGCCGCTGGATCACGCCCGCGCTGCACTGCGGCTTGTTGCCCGGTGTGGGCCGCCGGCTGGCGTTAGAGACAGGCAGGGTGGAGGAGGGCGTGGTGCATTTGCGCGATGTGCCGCGCGTTCAGGCCTGGGCTTTTCTCAACAGCCTGCGGGGGTGGCTACCGGCGCAGGTGCTGGGCGAGGTGCCGGTGTGGCAGCAGGCTGGGATGTCTAGCTGA
- a CDS encoding tRNA-uridine aminocarboxypropyltransferase — protein MPSSTRRAQCPTCLRPQSACICALANTALADTQVLILQHPLELQEAKGTARLLHLCLPGSRLEVGEAFEPQQLQQWLYGAWPGAESPQQTLLLYPQTPDQPAALTALIDGDAPAPVRRLVLIDGTWRKSRKMLYANPLLAQLPRLALTDTGPAGYRIRKAPRDGQLSTLEAAALALQQLEAWPDGAPPLQALQQSFEGLIAQYERLRAAH, from the coding sequence GTGCCATCCTCCACGCGCCGCGCCCAATGCCCCACTTGCCTGCGCCCGCAGAGCGCCTGCATCTGCGCGCTGGCGAACACCGCGTTGGCCGATACCCAGGTCCTCATCCTGCAGCACCCGCTGGAGCTGCAAGAGGCCAAGGGCACCGCCCGCCTGCTGCACCTCTGCCTGCCAGGCAGCCGACTTGAGGTTGGCGAGGCCTTTGAGCCGCAGCAGCTGCAGCAATGGCTGTACGGCGCCTGGCCCGGCGCCGAGTCACCGCAGCAAACGCTGCTGCTCTACCCCCAGACACCCGACCAGCCCGCCGCCCTGACGGCGCTGATAGATGGCGACGCGCCAGCCCCTGTGCGGCGCCTGGTACTGATCGATGGCACCTGGCGCAAAAGCCGCAAGATGCTCTATGCCAACCCACTGCTGGCCCAGCTGCCGCGCCTGGCGCTGACCGATACCGGGCCTGCCGGCTACCGCATCCGCAAAGCGCCGCGCGATGGCCAGCTCTCGACCTTGGAGGCCGCCGCTCTGGCACTGCAGCAGCTGGAGGCCTGGCCCGATGGCGCCCCGCCGCTGCAGGCGCTGCAGCAGTCGTTTGAAGGGCTGATCGCGCAGTACGAACGCCTGCGTGCGGCACATTAA
- a CDS encoding purine-nucleoside phosphorylase, which yields MLFAPLRSLARPLCASALLLALLSGCASTGSHTPTTAQAAPPIQVKVFVAAMFEIGANTGDRAGEFQHWYERYFRNAQPIQVPGALGPVFCNADGVCGSVLGMGKVNASASIQAIVLNPQFNFDQAYYVISGVAGTPPSRGTIGDVTWGSWLVDYDLGHRWAPEEGQPGAPVFVPRKGYEDYRRFALNPALTQAAYAMTRAVPLQDSDSAQRYRMRYPDAAARKAPSVHVGTHMTGDTFFHGPGLSKEAQYIAKLYGADDYVATEMEAAAIALVLKRSHGTDRILSLRGSVNFDQGNPQETTQAHLDPKPGDTAGGFAETVANVVAVGGVFVDTVVKDWPQWKDGVPAQR from the coding sequence ATGTTGTTTGCCCCGCTTCGTTCCCTCGCCCGGCCGCTGTGCGCCAGCGCCCTGTTGCTGGCGCTGCTGTCAGGTTGCGCCAGCACCGGCAGCCACACGCCCACCACGGCCCAGGCTGCGCCACCCATCCAGGTCAAGGTGTTTGTCGCGGCCATGTTTGAGATCGGCGCCAACACCGGCGACCGGGCCGGCGAGTTCCAGCACTGGTATGAGCGCTACTTCCGCAATGCCCAGCCGATCCAGGTGCCGGGTGCTTTAGGGCCGGTGTTCTGCAATGCCGATGGCGTGTGTGGCAGCGTGCTGGGCATGGGCAAGGTCAATGCCTCGGCGTCGATCCAGGCCATCGTGCTGAACCCGCAGTTCAATTTTGACCAGGCCTACTATGTGATCAGCGGCGTGGCCGGCACGCCGCCATCGCGCGGCACCATTGGCGATGTGACCTGGGGCAGCTGGCTGGTCGATTACGACCTGGGCCACCGCTGGGCGCCGGAAGAGGGCCAGCCCGGTGCGCCGGTGTTTGTGCCGCGCAAAGGTTATGAAGACTACCGCCGCTTTGCGCTGAACCCGGCCCTGACCCAAGCCGCCTATGCGATGACCCGCGCCGTGCCCTTGCAAGACAGCGATTCCGCCCAGCGCTACCGCATGCGCTACCCCGATGCGGCGGCCCGCAAGGCGCCCAGCGTACATGTGGGAACGCATATGACGGGAGACACCTTCTTCCATGGCCCGGGCCTGTCCAAGGAGGCGCAGTACATCGCCAAGCTCTATGGGGCGGACGACTATGTCGCCACTGAGATGGAGGCCGCCGCCATTGCGCTGGTGCTCAAGCGCAGCCATGGCACGGACCGGATCTTGAGCCTGCGCGGCTCCGTCAATTTTGACCAGGGCAACCCGCAGGAAACCACCCAGGCCCACCTGGACCCCAAGCCGGGCGACACCGCGGGCGGCTTTGCCGAGACGGTGGCCAATGTGGTGGCGGTGGGCGGCGTGTTTGTCGACACCGTGGTGAAGGACTGGCCGCAGTGGAAAGACGGCGTGCCAGCACAGCGCTAA
- a CDS encoding M20/M25/M40 family metallo-hydrolase — protein sequence MKFATLTLLSAALCAAGLAQAASPSDAAVQKASSASLREWIEVLALPNDSNVAADIEKNAQWFKAALDKRGFQTQLLPNQGKPMVLATLPPVPGATKTVLFYAHMDGQAVTPSEWQQESPWKPVLKERQADGAWKEIALDQLYGAQPDREWRVFGRSSSDDKAPIIMLMAALDALKQQGLAPSTNIKILLDSEEEKGSPSLGGVIDAHLEALKADALLVLDGPMHASNRPTLVFGNRGVAQATLTVYGASQDLHSGHYSNYAANPAFTMAQLLASMKAPDGRVLVKGYYDGISFDASTQAVMKAVPDDEVALRKRLGIAQAEKVGSNYQEAMQYPSLNVRGLQSADVGAKARTVVPAQAIAELDLRTVPETPPERLLQLLKTHIEGQGFTLIDGEPSTEQRAQYPKLASLKMGGVSASSSAVRTDLNAPIGDWLRQGMQQAWGQAPVQIRMMGGTVPTGAAVQALKVPFVIVPMVNADNNQHSKNENMRLGNYFDGVKSLASILTQPWK from the coding sequence ATGAAGTTCGCAACCCTCACCCTGCTCAGCGCCGCGCTGTGCGCAGCCGGCCTGGCCCAGGCCGCTTCCCCATCGGATGCCGCCGTGCAAAAAGCCAGCAGCGCCAGCCTGCGTGAATGGATCGAGGTGCTGGCCCTGCCCAATGACTCGAATGTGGCGGCCGATATCGAGAAGAATGCGCAGTGGTTCAAGGCGGCGTTGGATAAGCGCGGCTTCCAGACCCAGCTGCTGCCCAACCAGGGCAAGCCCATGGTGCTGGCCACCCTGCCGCCCGTGCCTGGCGCCACCAAGACGGTGCTGTTCTACGCGCACATGGATGGCCAGGCAGTGACCCCTTCCGAATGGCAGCAGGAGAGCCCCTGGAAGCCGGTGCTGAAGGAGCGTCAGGCCGATGGCGCCTGGAAAGAGATTGCACTGGACCAGCTCTATGGCGCCCAGCCCGACCGCGAGTGGCGCGTGTTTGGCCGTTCATCGTCCGATGACAAGGCGCCGATCATCATGCTGATGGCCGCGCTCGACGCCCTCAAACAGCAGGGCCTGGCGCCCAGCACCAATATCAAGATCCTGCTCGACTCGGAAGAGGAAAAGGGTTCGCCATCGCTGGGCGGCGTGATCGATGCCCACCTGGAGGCCTTGAAGGCGGATGCGCTGTTGGTGCTCGATGGCCCCATGCATGCCAGCAACCGCCCCACCCTGGTGTTTGGCAACCGGGGCGTGGCACAGGCCACCTTGACGGTCTACGGCGCCAGCCAGGATCTGCACAGCGGCCACTACAGCAACTATGCCGCCAACCCGGCATTCACGATGGCGCAGCTGCTGGCATCGATGAAGGCGCCCGATGGCCGGGTGCTCGTCAAAGGCTACTACGACGGCATCAGTTTTGATGCCTCCACCCAGGCGGTGATGAAGGCCGTGCCCGATGACGAAGTCGCGCTGCGCAAGCGCCTGGGCATTGCCCAGGCCGAGAAGGTGGGCAGCAACTACCAGGAAGCGATGCAGTACCCATCGCTCAATGTGCGCGGCCTGCAAAGTGCTGACGTAGGCGCCAAGGCCCGCACCGTGGTGCCCGCCCAGGCGATTGCCGAGCTGGACCTGCGCACGGTGCCCGAGACCCCGCCCGAGCGCCTGCTGCAATTGCTCAAGACCCATATCGAAGGCCAGGGCTTCACCCTGATTGACGGCGAGCCCAGCACCGAGCAGCGCGCCCAGTACCCCAAGCTGGCGAGCCTGAAGATGGGCGGCGTATCGGCCTCGTCCAGCGCTGTGCGCACCGACCTGAACGCCCCCATTGGCGACTGGCTGCGCCAGGGCATGCAGCAGGCCTGGGGCCAAGCCCCTGTGCAGATCCGCATGATGGGCGGCACAGTGCCCACGGGTGCCGCGGTGCAGGCGCTGAAGGTGCCCTTTGTGATTGTGCCGATGGTGAATGCCGACAACAACCAGCACAGCAAAAACGAGAACATGCGCCTGGGCAACTACTTCGATGGCGTCAAGAGCCTGGCGTCCATCCTGACCCAGCCCTGGAAATAA
- a CDS encoding segregation and condensation protein A — MPDVVDQVALARLYGEPLFAMPTDLYIPPDALEVFLEAFEGPLDLLLYLIRKQNFNILDIPMLSVTRQYLSYVDEIRSRNLELAAEYLLMAAMLIEIKSRMLLPPKKQAEGEEAEDPRAELVRRLLEYEQMKLAAQGLGAVPQYGRDFIKAQVFIEQALQPRFPDVDMSELQDAWRDILKRAKLVQTHKITREELSVREYMSAILKRLQGRRFVEFEDIFEPEKGSTVLVVTFIALLELAKETLIEITQAEAFAPIYVRLSYTPV; from the coding sequence CTGTACATCCCGCCCGATGCGCTGGAGGTGTTCCTGGAGGCCTTTGAAGGCCCGCTGGATTTGCTGCTCTACCTGATCCGCAAGCAGAACTTCAATATTCTCGACATTCCGATGCTGAGCGTGACCCGCCAGTACCTGAGCTATGTCGATGAGATCCGCAGCCGCAACCTGGAGCTGGCGGCCGAGTACCTGCTGATGGCCGCGATGCTGATCGAGATCAAGTCGCGCATGCTGCTGCCGCCCAAAAAGCAGGCCGAGGGCGAAGAAGCCGAAGACCCCCGCGCCGAGCTGGTGCGCCGCCTGCTGGAGTACGAGCAGATGAAGCTGGCCGCCCAGGGCCTGGGCGCCGTGCCGCAATATGGCCGCGATTTCATCAAGGCCCAGGTGTTCATCGAGCAAGCGCTGCAGCCGCGCTTTCCAGATGTGGACATGTCCGAGCTGCAAGACGCCTGGCGCGACATTCTCAAACGCGCAAAGCTGGTGCAGACCCATAAGATCACCCGCGAAGAGCTGTCGGTGCGCGAGTACATGAGCGCCATCCTCAAGCGCCTGCAAGGCCGGCGCTTTGTCGAGTTCGAGGATATCTTCGAGCCAGAAAAAGGCAGCACCGTGCTGGTGGTGACCTTTATCGCGCTGCTGGAGCTGGCCAAGGAGACGCTGATCGAGATCACCCAGGCGGAAGCCTTTGCACCCATCTATGTGCGGTTGTCGTATACGCCCGTCTGA